In the Gossypium raimondii isolate GPD5lz chromosome 9, ASM2569854v1, whole genome shotgun sequence genome, one interval contains:
- the LOC105798858 gene encoding eukaryotic translation initiation factor 2 subunit gamma codes for MSKKGLMEQDLSKLDVTKLHPLSPEVISRQATINIGTIGHVAHGKSTVVKAISGVQTVRFKNELERNITIKLGYANAKIYKCEDERCPRPMCYKAYGSGKEDSPLCDVPGFENCRMKLLRHVSFVDCPGHDILMATMLNGAAIMDGALLLIAANESCPQPQTSEHLAAVEIMRLQHIIILQNKVDLIQENVAINQHEAIQKFIQGTVADGAPVVPISAQLKYNIDVVCEYIVKKIPIPERNFVSPPNMIVIRSFDVNKPGFEVDEIKGGVAGGSILRGVLKVNQFIEVRPGIVVKDESGNIKCTPIYSRIVSLYAEQNELQYAVPGGLIGVGTTMDPTLTRADRLVGQVLGEVGSLPEVYVELEVNFFLLRRLLGVRTKGSERQGKVSKLAKGEILMLNIGSMSTGARVIAVKNDLAKLQLTSPVCTSKGEKIALSRRVEKHWRLIGWGQIQAGTTIEVPPCPV; via the exons ATGTCGAAAAAAGGTTTGATGGAGCAAGACTTAAGTAAACTGGATGTGACTAAGTTGCATCCGCTGTCTCCTGAAGTCATATCTCGCCAGGCTACCATAAATATCG GCACCATAGGGCATGTCGCACATGGGAAGTCAACAGTAGTGAAAGCAATATCTGGGGTTCAG ACTGTTCGTTTTAAGAATGAGTTGGAGAGGAATATTACTATCAAGCTTGGATATGCAAATGCAAAGATATACAAATGTGAAGATGAACGATGCCCTCGTCCTATGTGCTACAA GGCATATGGAAGCGGAAAGGAGGATAGTCCTCTTTGTGATGTCCCTGGCTTTGAAAACTGTAGGATGAAGTTGCTGAGACATGTATCTTTTGTGGATTGCCCA GGTCACGATATTCTCATGGCTACTATGCTTAATGGAGCAGCAATCATGGATGGTGCATTACTTCTTATAGCTGCCAATGAAAGCTGTCCACAACCACAAACTTCTGAGCATCTGGCTGCTGTTGAAATCATGCGACTACAGCATATTATTATTCTTCAAAACAAGGTTGATCTTATTCAAGAGAATGTAGCCATCAATCAGCATGAAGCAATTCAGAAATTTATTCAg GGTACTGTTGCTGATGGTGCACCAGTGGTACCAATCTCTGcacaactaaaatataatattgatgTTGTGTGCGAGTACATTGTGAAGAAGATCCCTATTCCCGAGAGGAACTTTGTCTCACCCCCTAACATGATTGTAATCCGATCGTTTGATGTCAATAAGCCAGGGTTTGAGGTTGATGAGATTAAAGGTGGTGTTGCTGGTGGAAGTATACTCAGG GGTGTTTTGAAGGTGAACCAATTTATTGAAGTTCGTCCTGGGATTGTTGTCAAGGATGAAAGCGGAAACATCAAATGCACACCCATATATTCGAGAATAGTCTCATTGTATGCTGAACAAAATGAGCTACAATATGCCGTTCCGGGAGGTCTAATTGGTGTTGGAACAACTATGGACCCGACTTTAACTCGTGCAGATAGGTTGGTGGGTCAAGTTCTTGGAGAGGTTGGGTCACTCCCAGAAGTGTATGTCGAGCTCGAG GTAAATTTCTTCCTTCTCCGAAGGCTTCTTGGTGTTAGGACAAAGGGTTCGGAGAGGCAAGGAAAAGTGTCAAAGTTGGCCAAGGGAGAGATCCTAATGTTGAATATTGGGTCTATGTCGACCGGTGCTCGAGTCATAGCTGTAAAGAATGATTTGGCAAAGCTGCAACTCACGTCCCCTGTATGCACCAGCAAGGGAGAGAAAATTGCACTTAGTCGGCGTGTTGAGAAGCATTGGCGTCTAATCGGATGGGGCCAAATCCAAGCTGGAACAACCATTGAAGTCCCACCCTGCCCTGTTTAA